The Bacteroidota bacterium genome has a segment encoding these proteins:
- a CDS encoding T9SS type A sorting domain-containing protein, which produces NTLQVYPNPTGGLFTVQFELSSAKDVHVEVLDVQGRKVAEQRAESVLSYREQLDLSTAESGVYVLRIITTDGVATQRIVLQR; this is translated from the coding sequence AAACACGCTTCAGGTGTATCCGAACCCGACCGGCGGCTTGTTTACGGTACAGTTTGAGCTGAGCAGTGCGAAAGATGTACACGTAGAAGTGCTTGATGTACAGGGCCGCAAAGTAGCCGAGCAGCGCGCGGAGAGCGTACTGAGCTACCGCGAGCAGCTTGACCTTAGCACAGCCGAAAGCGGCGTGTATGTGCTTCGCATCATCACTACCGATGGTGTGGCCACACAGCGTATTGTGCTGCAGCGATAA